One window from the genome of Mangifera indica cultivar Alphonso unplaced genomic scaffold, CATAS_Mindica_2.1 Un_0066, whole genome shotgun sequence encodes:
- the LOC123207226 gene encoding putative disease resistance RPP13-like protein 1 isoform X2: MDVEVYDVAGVLRRIIDRLVSRDFLYLSRWQGVVSHLDKLQKNLSQIQAVLVGMETCQSNGDPIIFLDDLVDLAYNVDDVLDELATCILESELMAKGCFSISKVRSFIPACFTASTPNLHRVTKLIDITDRFEKLLKVLSPNFKLYYSPIHRGSSIAARELPLPTSLPTQSRIYGRDEDKEKILEMVLNEESNDFNFSVISIVGIRGIGKTRLVQEVYNDKALEGFNIRAWVNVSFGTTIDGIHEQLLQQITLSSCTSYGLQEMRIALAKAVIGKKFLFVLDDVWIEASHAWDFLFRPFKDGAAGSKIIVTTCNVDVEATMRPSKCYNLNLLTKDACLAIFEEHASGIRGFNPQRTPPLIREKVVEKIGGLPLAASTLGGMLRFEHRSEWENRLNERTFNDLYESRIVPVLEITCSRLPSYLRECFAYCANLHEDYEFEEKELVILWVADGLIHPPSVGTKTLKDVGVEYFQALLKRSIFQPSSSNASKFRMHGFFNRLARRISVKRSFKLEEDFLISERFDEIRYFSYICGNYDRKENFEILHRMTHLRTFLPIVKSGNSHYLSNMVLFDLLPKLKKLRALSLESYYITMLPDSIGDLKLLRYLNLSNTEIKSLPESTSLLFNLQCLILKHCSRLIRLPSNVGSLINLYYLDITGVKLANMPLGMENLKGLHVLSNFVVGKNKQSCIEVLKNLKFLSGELYISRLENVVLDFRGSILADKKYLEVLVLEWGSQHDDSRDKTKEKEVLDMLQPHKNLSKLTIKCYGGLVFPSWVGDPSYSNMVVLRLENCEQCTTMPSLGQLSFLKVLTIKGMGGLNRIGLEIYGENCARPFPSLETLCFEDLQEWEYWDLIKENEQVNVFTCLQELSILDCPKLYGRLPDHLSSLEKLVIRECKRLVVSFNCLPSLKKLLVHECRHLVVSISSLHMLHELEVVGCERMVSCSPCDFKSLKSMTLSNISETKNWFLQGSQKVEHLKIVNCEWLINSWLNSICLQKLPERFHSLTSLTELSIENCNNLVSFPEASFLSALSVLKIRTCSSLKFIFEGMSNNDVHVENLQIEDCHSLTFLARRHLPPFLKQLSLINCKKLQGLLDDKNYTCSSSMSLVHKEDDRNVSTNLLEYLHVSQCPSLTCLSSRDQLFVFLKHLDIRDCLKLQLLQHQLPATLEHLEISGCSELIILSTEGLLPKALKHLDIADCPKLKSIAKSFDKGMFVGFIQIKNCKNLEFIPEGIHNLNSLHTMYVQDCPSLVSFPAEGFPDTNSTVLSIERCNKLEALPIGLHNRSCLQQLVIWQCPGIMSIPKEGFPTNLTSLSIADANLFKSLFEWGLHNLTHLRSLEIRGCPDVISFPIEEMNMVLPTSLTHLTVRRFPKLKYLSSRGFETLRSLQELSISDCPELSSLPKSLPSSLLQLYIYNCPLLKKQCRRNKGEEWPKIADIPRVRVDYEFIYDT, from the exons ATGGACGTGGAAGTGTACGATGTAGCTGGTGTTTTGCGAAGAATAATTGACAGACTGGTATCCAGGGATTTCCTGTATCTTTCACGTTGGCAGGGGGTAGTTTCACATCTGGACAAGTTGCAAAAAAATTTGAGCCAGATTCAAGCAGTCCTCGTCGGTATGGAGACGTGTCAATCCAACGGGGATCCGATAATTTTCCTGGACGATTTAGTGGACTTGGCTTATAATGTGGATGACGTACTGGATGAGCTTGCCACTTGTATTTTAGAGAGTGAGCTGATGGCCAAAGGGTGTTTTAGCATTAGCAAGGTGCGTAGCTTTATCCCTGCTTGTTTTACTGCTTCGACTCCAAATCTTCACAGGGTGACCAAGTTAATAGATATCACTGACCGAtttgaaaagttattaaaagttttatcacCCAACTTTAAGCTGTATTACTCGCCGATTCATAGAGGGAGTTCAATTGCTGCTAGGGAATTACCACTCCCTACATCTTTACCTACACAATCTCGTATTTACGGTCGAGATGAGGATAAAGAAAAGATACTTGAAATGGTGTTAAATGAGGAGTCAAATGATTTCAATTTTAGTGTTATAAGCATTGTTGGGATAAGAGGAATTGGCAAAACAAGGCTAGTTCAAGAGGTCTACAACGACAAGGCTTTGGAAGGTTTCAATATCAGAGCATGGGTAAATGTCTCTTTTGGCACCACTATTGACGGAATTCACGAGCAGCTTCTCCAGCAGATCACTTTATCATCCTGCACGTCTTATGGATTACAAGAAATGCGAATTGCCCTGGCAAAAGCtgtaattggaaaaaaattcttgtttgtCTTGGATGATGTCTGGATTGAGGCTTCTCACGCTTGGGATTTCCTTTTTCGTCCTTTCAAGGATGGAGCAGCAGGAAGTAAAATAATTGTTACTACATGTAATGTTGATGTTGAAGCAACAATGCGCCCGAGTAAATGTTATAACTTGAATCTCCTAACAAAAGATGCCTGCTTGGCTATATTTGAGGAGCATGCATCTGGAATTAGGGGCTTTAATCCACAACGAACTCCACCACTAATTCGagaaaaagttgttgaaaagaTCGGAGGCTTGCCTCTGGCTGCAAGTACTCTTGGTGGCATGTTACGCTTTGAGCACAGAAGTGAGTGGGAAAACAGATTGAATGAGAGAACATTCAATGATTTATATGAATCTAGAATTGTCCCTGTGTTAGAAATAACTTGCTCTCGTCTTCCTTCGTATTTAAGAGAGTGTTTTGCTTATTGTGCAAATTTACATGAGGATTATGAATTTGAGGAGAAGGAACTTGTAATTTTATGGGTGGCAGATGGTCTGATCCATCCACCATCTGTAGGCACAAAAACATTGAAAGATGTGGGTGTTGAATATTTTCAAGCTTTACTTAAAAGGTCAATATTTCAACCATCAAGCAGCAATGCTTCTAAATTTAGAATGCATGGTTTTTTCAACCGTCTGGCCAGGAGGATTTCAGTGAAAAGAAGTTTTAAGTTGGAAGAGGATTTTTTAATCTCAGAAagatttgatgagattcggtatttttcttacatttgtGGTAATTATGAtcgaaaagaaaattttgaaattctacATAGAATGACTCACCTAAGGACTTTTCTGCCAATTGTTAAAAGTGGTAATAGTCATTACTTGAGTAATATGGTTCTTTTTGATTTGCTGCCAAAGCTGAAAAAATTGAGGGCATTATCTTTGGAAAGTTATTATATTACCATGTTACCAGATTCAATTGGAGATTTGAAACTTCTACGGTACCTCAATCTTTCTAACACTGAGATCAAAAGTTTACCTGAATCAACAAGTTTATTATTTAACTTGCAATGTTTGATATTAAAACATTGTTCCCGACTTATCAGATTGCCTTCTAACGTTGGAAGTTTGATCAATCTCTATTACCTTGACATTACAGGAGTGAAGTTAGCAAACATGCCTCTAGGAATGGAAAATTTGAAAGGTCTTCATGTGTTATCTAATTTTGTTGTGGGCAAAAACAAGCAATCTTGTATAGAAGttctgaaaaatttaaaatttctctctGGGGAACTTTACATTTCAAGATTAGAGAATGTAGTTCTTGACTTCCGAGGATCTATTTTAGCTGATAAGAAGTACCTAGAAGTGTTGGTATTAGAATGGGGATCTCAACATGATGATTCACGAGacaagacaaaagaaaaagaagtccTTGACATGTTGCAGCCCCATAAAAATCTAAGCAAACTTACAATCAAATGTTATGGTGGTCTGGTATTTCCATCTTGGGTAGGAGATCCATCATATTCCAACATGGTGGTCCTAAGATTGGAAAATTGTGAACAATGCACAACCATGCCGTCACTTGGCCAATTAAGCTTTCTTAAAGTACTCACCATTAAAGGCATGGGAGGACTAAATAGGATTGGTTTGGAAATTTATGGGGAAAATTGCGCAAGACCGTTTccatctttggagactctttgTTTTGAGGATTTGCAAGAATGGGAGTATTGGGACCTTATCAAAGAAAACGAGCAGGTCAATGTATTTACTTGCTTGCAAGAGCTTTCCATCTTAGATTGCCCAAAGCTCTATGGCCGGTTACCAGACCATCTTTCTTCATTGGAGAAGCTTGTTATTCGTGAGTGCAAGCGGCTGGTAGTTTCATTCAACTGTCTCCCTTCATTGAAAAAACTTTTGGTTCATGAATGTCGACACTTGGTAGTTTCAATCTCAAGCCTTCATATGCTCCACGAACTGGAAGTAGTTGGATGCGAAAGAATGGTGTCTTGTAGTCCATGTGACTTTAAGTCACTAAAGTCTATGacactttcaaatatttcagaAACTAAGAACTGGTTTCTTCAAGGGTCTCAGAAAGTAGAACATCTAAAGATTGTCAACTGTGAATGGCTCATAAATTCATGGTTGAATAGCATTTGTCTTCAGAAGCTACCAGAAAGGTTTCATAGCCTTACTTCCCTCACAGAACTGTCTATTGAAAATTGTAACAACCTTGTTTCATTTCCAGAAGCAAGTTTTCTTTCTGCTTTGAGTGTACTTAAGATTAGAACTTGCAGTTCTCTAAAATTCATTTTTGAGGGAATGAGTAATAATGATGTACACGTGGAAAACTTGCAAATTGAGGATTGTCACTCTCTAACATTCCTTGCAAGACGTCACCTACCCCCGTTTCTAAAACAACTTTCCTTGATAAATTGTAAGAAATTGCAGGGGTTGTTGGATGATAAAAATTACACTTGCTCCTCTTCTATGTCATTGGTGCACAAGGAGGATGATAGAAATGTTAGTACAAATCTTCTCGAGTATTTGCATGTCTCCCAATGTCCATCTCTCACTTGCTTATCATCAAGGGACCAATTATTTGTTTTCCTGAAACACCTTGATATTCGGGATTGCTTGAAGCTCCAATTATTGCAACACCAGTTACCTGCAACACTTGAACACTTGGAGATTTCGGGTTGCTCAGAGCTTATCATCTTGTCAACAGAGGGGTTGTTACCTAAGGCACTTAAACACCTGGACATTGCTGATTGTCCAAAGTTAAAGTCCATAGCAAAGAGCTTCGATAAAGGCATGTTTGTTGGGTTTATCCAGATCAAGAACTGTAAAAATCTTGAATTCATACCTGAGGGTATACATAATCTGAATAGTCTCCATACAATGTATGTACAAGATTGTCCGAGTCTTGTCTCCTTTCCTGCAGAAGGGTTTCCCGACACCAACTCAACCGTGTTATCAATCGAGAGGTGTAACAAACTTGAAGCTCTACCCATTGGCCTGCACAATCGCAGCTGCCTTCAACAATTAGTAATATGGCAGTGCCCAGGTATTATGTCCATTCCCAAGGAAGGCTTTCCTACCAACCTAACCTCACTTTCAATTGCTGATGCCAATCTGTTTAAGTCACTATTTGAGTGGGGTCTTCATAATCTCACCCATCTAAGAAGCCTCGAGATTAGGGGATGCCCAGATGTAATTTCTTTCCCAATAGAGGAAATGAATATGGTGCTTCCGACCTCTCTAACTCATCTGACTGTTAGAAGATTCccgaaattaaaatatttatcatctaGGGGTTTTGAGACCCTTAGGTCACTTCAAGAACTTTCCATTAGTGATTGCCCGGAGTTGTCATCCCTTCCGAAAAGTTTGCCATCCTCACTTCTGcaattgtatatttataattgtcctTTGCTGAAAAAGCAGTGCAGAAGGAATAAAGGAGAAGAGTGGCCTAAGATTGCTGACATTCCTCGTGTTAGAGTAGATTATGAATTCATCTACGATACATA G
- the LOC123207226 gene encoding putative disease resistance RPP13-like protein 1 isoform X1 has protein sequence MDVEVYDVAGVLRRIIDRLVSRDFLYLSRWQGVVSHLDKLQKNLSQIQAVLVGMETCQSNGDPIIFLDDLVDLAYNVDDVLDELATCILESELMAKGCFSISKVRSFIPACFTASTPNLHRVTKLIDITDRFEKLLKVLSPNFKLYYSPIHRGSSIAARELPLPTSLPTQSRIYGRDEDKEKILEMVLNEESNDFNFSVISIVGIRGIGKTRLVQEVYNDKALEGFNIRAWVNVSFGTTIDGIHEQLLQQITLSSCTSYGLQEMRIALAKAVIGKKFLFVLDDVWIEASHAWDFLFRPFKDGAAGSKIIVTTCNVDVEATMRPSKCYNLNLLTKDACLAIFEEHASGIRGFNPQRTPPLIREKVVEKIGGLPLAASTLGGMLRFEHRSEWENRLNERTFNDLYESRIVPVLEITCSRLPSYLRECFAYCANLHEDYEFEEKELVILWVADGLIHPPSVGTKTLKDVGVEYFQALLKRSIFQPSSSNASKFRMHGFFNRLARRISVKRSFKLEEDFLISERFDEIRYFSYICGNYDRKENFEILHRMTHLRTFLPIVKSGNSHYLSNMVLFDLLPKLKKLRALSLESYYITMLPDSIGDLKLLRYLNLSNTEIKSLPESTSLLFNLQCLILKHCSRLIRLPSNVGSLINLYYLDITGVKLANMPLGMENLKGLHVLSNFVVGKNKQSCIEVLKNLKFLSGELYISRLENVVLDFRGSILADKKYLEVLVLEWGSQHDDSRDKTKEKEVLDMLQPHKNLSKLTIKCYGGLVFPSWVGDPSYSNMVVLRLENCEQCTTMPSLGQLSFLKVLTIKGMGGLNRIGLEIYGENCARPFPSLETLCFEDLQEWEYWDLIKENEQVNVFTCLQELSILDCPKLYGRLPDHLSSLEKLVIRECKRLVVSFNCLPSLKKLLVHECRHLVVSISSLHMLHELEVVGCERMVSCSPCDFKSLKSMTLSNISETKNWFLQGSQKVEHLKIVNCEWLINSWLNSICLQKLPERFHSLTSLTELSIENCNNLVSFPEASFLSALSVLKIRTCSSLKFIFEGMSNNDVHVENLQIEDCHSLTFLARRHLPPFLKQLSLINCKKLQGLLDDKNYTCSSSMSLVHKEDDRNVSTNLLEYLHVSQCPSLTCLSSRDQLFVFLKHLDIRDCLKLQLLQHQLPATLEHLEISGCSELIILSTEGLLPKALKHLDIADCPKLKSIAKSFDKGMFVGFIQIKNCKNLEFIPEGIHNLNSLHTMYVQDCPSLVSFPAEGFPDTNSTVLSIERCNKLEALPIGLHNRSCLQQLVIWQCPGIMSIPKEGFPTNLTSLSIADANLFKSLFEWGLHNLTHLRSLEIRGCPDVISFPIEEMNMVLPTSLTHLTVRRFPKLKYLSSRGFETLRSLQELSISDCPELSSLPKSLPSSLLQLYIYNCPLLKKQCRRNKGEEWPKIADIPRVRVDYEFIYDT, from the exons ATGGACGTGGAAGTGTACGATGTAGCTGGTGTTTTGCGAAGAATAATTGACAGACTGGTATCCAGGGATTTCCTGTATCTTTCACGTTGGCAGGGGGTAGTTTCACATCTGGACAAGTTGCAAAAAAATTTGAGCCAGATTCAAGCAGTCCTCGTCGGTATGGAGACGTGTCAATCCAACGGGGATCCGATAATTTTCCTGGACGATTTAGTGGACTTGGCTTATAATGTGGATGACGTACTGGATGAGCTTGCCACTTGTATTTTAGAGAGTGAGCTGATGGCCAAAGGGTGTTTTAGCATTAGCAAGGTGCGTAGCTTTATCCCTGCTTGTTTTACTGCTTCGACTCCAAATCTTCACAGGGTGACCAAGTTAATAGATATCACTGACCGAtttgaaaagttattaaaagttttatcacCCAACTTTAAGCTGTATTACTCGCCGATTCATAGAGGGAGTTCAATTGCTGCTAGGGAATTACCACTCCCTACATCTTTACCTACACAATCTCGTATTTACGGTCGAGATGAGGATAAAGAAAAGATACTTGAAATGGTGTTAAATGAGGAGTCAAATGATTTCAATTTTAGTGTTATAAGCATTGTTGGGATAAGAGGAATTGGCAAAACAAGGCTAGTTCAAGAGGTCTACAACGACAAGGCTTTGGAAGGTTTCAATATCAGAGCATGGGTAAATGTCTCTTTTGGCACCACTATTGACGGAATTCACGAGCAGCTTCTCCAGCAGATCACTTTATCATCCTGCACGTCTTATGGATTACAAGAAATGCGAATTGCCCTGGCAAAAGCtgtaattggaaaaaaattcttgtttgtCTTGGATGATGTCTGGATTGAGGCTTCTCACGCTTGGGATTTCCTTTTTCGTCCTTTCAAGGATGGAGCAGCAGGAAGTAAAATAATTGTTACTACATGTAATGTTGATGTTGAAGCAACAATGCGCCCGAGTAAATGTTATAACTTGAATCTCCTAACAAAAGATGCCTGCTTGGCTATATTTGAGGAGCATGCATCTGGAATTAGGGGCTTTAATCCACAACGAACTCCACCACTAATTCGagaaaaagttgttgaaaagaTCGGAGGCTTGCCTCTGGCTGCAAGTACTCTTGGTGGCATGTTACGCTTTGAGCACAGAAGTGAGTGGGAAAACAGATTGAATGAGAGAACATTCAATGATTTATATGAATCTAGAATTGTCCCTGTGTTAGAAATAACTTGCTCTCGTCTTCCTTCGTATTTAAGAGAGTGTTTTGCTTATTGTGCAAATTTACATGAGGATTATGAATTTGAGGAGAAGGAACTTGTAATTTTATGGGTGGCAGATGGTCTGATCCATCCACCATCTGTAGGCACAAAAACATTGAAAGATGTGGGTGTTGAATATTTTCAAGCTTTACTTAAAAGGTCAATATTTCAACCATCAAGCAGCAATGCTTCTAAATTTAGAATGCATGGTTTTTTCAACCGTCTGGCCAGGAGGATTTCAGTGAAAAGAAGTTTTAAGTTGGAAGAGGATTTTTTAATCTCAGAAagatttgatgagattcggtatttttcttacatttgtGGTAATTATGAtcgaaaagaaaattttgaaattctacATAGAATGACTCACCTAAGGACTTTTCTGCCAATTGTTAAAAGTGGTAATAGTCATTACTTGAGTAATATGGTTCTTTTTGATTTGCTGCCAAAGCTGAAAAAATTGAGGGCATTATCTTTGGAAAGTTATTATATTACCATGTTACCAGATTCAATTGGAGATTTGAAACTTCTACGGTACCTCAATCTTTCTAACACTGAGATCAAAAGTTTACCTGAATCAACAAGTTTATTATTTAACTTGCAATGTTTGATATTAAAACATTGTTCCCGACTTATCAGATTGCCTTCTAACGTTGGAAGTTTGATCAATCTCTATTACCTTGACATTACAGGAGTGAAGTTAGCAAACATGCCTCTAGGAATGGAAAATTTGAAAGGTCTTCATGTGTTATCTAATTTTGTTGTGGGCAAAAACAAGCAATCTTGTATAGAAGttctgaaaaatttaaaatttctctctGGGGAACTTTACATTTCAAGATTAGAGAATGTAGTTCTTGACTTCCGAGGATCTATTTTAGCTGATAAGAAGTACCTAGAAGTGTTGGTATTAGAATGGGGATCTCAACATGATGATTCACGAGacaagacaaaagaaaaagaagtccTTGACATGTTGCAGCCCCATAAAAATCTAAGCAAACTTACAATCAAATGTTATGGTGGTCTGGTATTTCCATCTTGGGTAGGAGATCCATCATATTCCAACATGGTGGTCCTAAGATTGGAAAATTGTGAACAATGCACAACCATGCCGTCACTTGGCCAATTAAGCTTTCTTAAAGTACTCACCATTAAAGGCATGGGAGGACTAAATAGGATTGGTTTGGAAATTTATGGGGAAAATTGCGCAAGACCGTTTccatctttggagactctttgTTTTGAGGATTTGCAAGAATGGGAGTATTGGGACCTTATCAAAGAAAACGAGCAGGTCAATGTATTTACTTGCTTGCAAGAGCTTTCCATCTTAGATTGCCCAAAGCTCTATGGCCGGTTACCAGACCATCTTTCTTCATTGGAGAAGCTTGTTATTCGTGAGTGCAAGCGGCTGGTAGTTTCATTCAACTGTCTCCCTTCATTGAAAAAACTTTTGGTTCATGAATGTCGACACTTGGTAGTTTCAATCTCAAGCCTTCATATGCTCCACGAACTGGAAGTAGTTGGATGCGAAAGAATGGTGTCTTGTAGTCCATGTGACTTTAAGTCACTAAAGTCTATGacactttcaaatatttcagaAACTAAGAACTGGTTTCTTCAAGGGTCTCAGAAAGTAGAACATCTAAAGATTGTCAACTGTGAATGGCTCATAAATTCATGGTTGAATAGCATTTGTCTTCAGAAGCTACCAGAAAGGTTTCATAGCCTTACTTCCCTCACAGAACTGTCTATTGAAAATTGTAACAACCTTGTTTCATTTCCAGAAGCAAGTTTTCTTTCTGCTTTGAGTGTACTTAAGATTAGAACTTGCAGTTCTCTAAAATTCATTTTTGAGGGAATGAGTAATAATGATGTACACGTGGAAAACTTGCAAATTGAGGATTGTCACTCTCTAACATTCCTTGCAAGACGTCACCTACCCCCGTTTCTAAAACAACTTTCCTTGATAAATTGTAAGAAATTGCAGGGGTTGTTGGATGATAAAAATTACACTTGCTCCTCTTCTATGTCATTGGTGCACAAGGAGGATGATAGAAATGTTAGTACAAATCTTCTCGAGTATTTGCATGTCTCCCAATGTCCATCTCTCACTTGCTTATCATCAAGGGACCAATTATTTGTTTTCCTGAAACACCTTGATATTCGGGATTGCTTGAAGCTCCAATTATTGCAACACCAGTTACCTGCAACACTTGAACACTTGGAGATTTCGGGTTGCTCAGAGCTTATCATCTTGTCAACAGAGGGGTTGTTACCTAAGGCACTTAAACACCTGGACATTGCTGATTGTCCAAAGTTAAAGTCCATAGCAAAGAGCTTCGATAAAGGCATGTTTGTTGGGTTTATCCAGATCAAGAACTGTAAAAATCTTGAATTCATACCTGAGGGTATACATAATCTGAATAGTCTCCATACAATGTATGTACAAGATTGTCCGAGTCTTGTCTCCTTTCCTGCAGAAGGGTTTCCCGACACCAACTCAACCGTGTTATCAATCGAGAGGTGTAACAAACTTGAAGCTCTACCCATTGGCCTGCACAATCGCAGCTGCCTTCAACAATTAGTAATATGGCAGTGCCCAGGTATTATGTCCATTCCCAAGGAAGGCTTTCCTACCAACCTAACCTCACTTTCAATTGCTGATGCCAATCTGTTTAAGTCACTATTTGAGTGGGGTCTTCATAATCTCACCCATCTAAGAAGCCTCGAGATTAGGGGATGCCCAGATGTAATTTCTTTCCCAATAGAGGAAATGAATATGGTGCTTCCGACCTCTCTAACTCATCTGACTGTTAGAAGATTCccgaaattaaaatatttatcatctaGGGGTTTTGAGACCCTTAGGTCACTTCAAGAACTTTCCATTAGTGATTGCCCGGAGTTGTCATCCCTTCCGAAAAGTTTGCCATCCTCACTTCTGcaattgtatatttataattgtcctTTGCTGAAAAAGCAGTGCAGAAGGAATAAAGGAGAAGAGTGGCCTAAGATTGCTGACATTCCTCGTGTTAGAGTAGATTATGAATTCATCTACGATACATA A